A window of the Oscillospiraceae bacterium NTUH-002-81 genome harbors these coding sequences:
- a CDS encoding MoxR family ATPase, translated as MTAEQNTFKGSTEYVASQELMAAVNIAMQLQKPLLIKGEPGTGKTMLAEAIAKALDKPLLIWNIKSTTKAQEGLYVYDTIQRLYDSQFGEAGVDDIAHYIRLGKLGEAFSSEEQAVLLIDEIDKADLEFPNDLLWELDRMEFYIHETKETVRAKHRPIVIITSNAEKELPDAFLRRCIFHYIEFPGPEQMEEIVRAHFDHLEDHLLQQAFETFYWIRGLKDIRKKPSTSELIDWLQALLLSGIDPEKIREELPFIGVLLKKDEDLNTLQKRRY; from the coding sequence ATGACAGCAGAACAGAACACATTCAAAGGATCAACGGAGTATGTGGCATCGCAGGAGCTGATGGCGGCGGTGAACATTGCCATGCAGCTGCAGAAGCCGCTGCTGATCAAGGGGGAACCGGGAACGGGTAAAACGATGCTGGCGGAGGCCATCGCGAAAGCGCTGGACAAGCCGCTGCTGATCTGGAATATCAAATCCACCACCAAGGCCCAGGAGGGACTTTATGTGTATGACACGATCCAGCGTCTTTATGACAGTCAGTTCGGCGAGGCGGGGGTGGATGACATCGCCCATTACATTCGCTTGGGAAAACTGGGCGAGGCTTTTTCCTCCGAAGAGCAGGCGGTGCTGCTCATTGACGAGATCGACAAGGCGGATCTGGAATTTCCCAACGACCTGCTGTGGGAGCTGGATCGGATGGAATTTTATATCCACGAGACGAAGGAAACAGTGCGGGCAAAGCATCGTCCCATCGTGATCATCACTTCCAACGCGGAGAAGGAGCTGCCGGACGCGTTCCTGCGCCGGTGTATTTTCCACTATATTGAGTTTCCGGGGCCGGAGCAGATGGAGGAGATCGTCCGGGCGCATTTTGACCATCTGGAGGATCATCTGTTACAGCAGGCTTTTGAGACCTTTTACTGGATCCGGGGCTTGAAGGACATTCGGAAAAAACCGAGCACCTCGGAGCTTATCGACTGGCTGCAGGCGCTGCTGCTCTCGGGCATTGATCCGGAAAAAATCCGGGAGGAGCTTCCATTTATCGGCGTGCTGCTGAAAAAGGATGAGGATCTGAACACCTTGCAAAAAAGGAGATATTGA
- a CDS encoding DUF3783 domain-containing protein: protein MFLKQWKRAVALMLALVMTLSVNGISAQAATSSEGIRITDEKITTETTSIHVNLDRVPSLGILKVIQMDADEEYDASKLNTAEYQMLNFSLVANLQEGDNVLTLTTAPSEGMKVLAVLRDASDDNTDYVSNALVVEKAGSGSEQPTTPEGDISKNCSVKLLRTEAFTEADTSVDVEVNLDPSLTDGCYMTIFGYSSNMSFDPDMVYNLRLWSGKVTSGTYTCTFNQKLQKYHNVIACLNVPVGEDNYRSVVSQAIEVVDDSGSGFQDYTYPDVKIDEDTLVEGATTLHITLTGDERLFAAAQAGQTSITCAVGQYPADETFDFEGEHQISLASNISGAEPFSGKEITLSEPLKAGYRVRAVVYWSQNKDIFLAKGNDYEESFHRPDDSVLVSAAPSTDDPEVTVGTITEGKDFEVTLKGDAPSGSMLIIKSYPADTEAFAMNQGTLVAAVQNAEAGTITVSPKAGSASAGQKVVVFWHHAGDIIASSEPVTVQEPVPFEVTTDGMLLAGTTSVTFHVKALVAVDDNNINVTRLCRIASDGKPDTANPLAVRYGQKPGDITFEGLDALQAGERLCLSLRYQNGDKTFISAAFPVVAEDSIMVQQTSFTMDAKSADIVVKGCDNLKGGYLIAAVGRSGADSDDRQRLASVPFTGEGNYTLSFYENVKLQVGQTVLIYLYKYDADADRGYTKEAAEIPVTGDLPTVEPKVGIVTSQVRADRKDVWVETEFSEQLTAKLALYCHEGDTYTEADRIYYGAISNSSGSRKITFGDDKLTAGKYLTAELEVSDGTKAVSKSVLIEAEPEKEKPIAYILTKPEKLTAGITNITASMTMDTNTSDASYKLYQYTTDTFDAAAAETLCSGVLYSSTTNQKLYVGVGNLKAGAKLLLIVTADGVEGRSQEMTVLPSPDWGTPYAAFDVSAVAADSTEIPLTVQYSDEYLSLGDEFYCDVSVYQFSAAYTDDEFEKNELWENFDKAKVVAKANSTQGDVTNGSLKIPVRSTAQLNPGDRLIIKLRLPHTEWEGEEVDYIFTSIPVLPAGEEAPAYKVVLYNLGDDSSKGDRVRKILDKIGVPTETMEYAHLNETVGYLAGLDGYEAAKSEWTGATFDTEFMLLCNLPESLLDRFLDEMQANGLRIDHKAIVTEYNREYEFHELIEDIKEEHNTFQVLIALNSLVKDAEKLDEKVYGTSKDWQALQQAIADANAVIGSYEPSEEELTTAYHTLKELYLSVTEKKEIQGTAIITVEKNENGTYRLTASVKDGVERAEYEYRWRTGETGPVLDQVSAEVLIGSTVEVSREDLYGTLKAQLQVPEAPAATVIAGTDYMKVTWNAPAQADNQPLPESYVVSVYKEGVLVKEITCAGDATEALVDGLEVQTGYIVKVAAVSPVGRSDRAVLAAQTQEKPSVNPGDNGNQDNGNGNNNGGQNGGNSNNGNNGNGSNANNGSNGSNGNNSNGSGNGSSGNNSNGSGNSSGGSGPNGSGSSSNTDNGGSSGGAVKTGDNTPWELYLAGLLASAAIAAAVSRKRRAK from the coding sequence CCTTCCGAGGGGATGAAGGTGCTTGCTGTACTTCGAGATGCATCTGACGATAATACAGATTACGTTTCTAATGCATTGGTTGTGGAGAAAGCAGGCAGCGGAAGCGAGCAGCCCACCACGCCGGAGGGAGATATTTCCAAGAACTGTTCCGTCAAGCTGCTTCGGACAGAAGCCTTTACAGAGGCGGATACGTCGGTAGATGTGGAGGTAAATCTGGATCCCAGCCTGACAGATGGCTGCTATATGACGATTTTCGGATATTCTTCTAATATGAGCTTTGATCCGGACATGGTGTATAACCTGAGATTATGGTCCGGGAAAGTAACCAGTGGAACATATACCTGTACGTTTAATCAGAAACTGCAGAAGTATCATAATGTCATTGCCTGCCTGAATGTACCGGTGGGAGAGGACAATTATCGTTCGGTGGTTTCTCAGGCCATCGAGGTGGTGGATGACAGTGGCTCCGGTTTCCAGGATTATACTTACCCGGATGTTAAGATTGATGAGGATACGCTGGTGGAGGGCGCAACAACCCTGCATATCACGCTGACCGGAGACGAGCGGCTGTTTGCGGCTGCCCAGGCAGGTCAGACAAGCATTACCTGTGCGGTCGGTCAGTATCCGGCAGATGAGACCTTTGATTTTGAAGGGGAGCATCAGATTTCTCTGGCCAGCAATATCAGCGGTGCAGAGCCCTTCAGCGGCAAAGAGATCACCCTCAGCGAGCCACTGAAAGCGGGTTATCGCGTGCGCGCTGTCGTATACTGGTCCCAGAATAAAGATATTTTCCTTGCAAAGGGCAATGACTATGAGGAATCTTTCCATCGCCCGGATGACTCTGTGCTGGTAAGTGCAGCACCTTCTACGGATGATCCGGAGGTGACCGTGGGAACTATCACAGAGGGAAAAGATTTTGAGGTGACATTAAAGGGAGATGCTCCCAGCGGCTCCATGCTCATCATTAAGAGCTACCCGGCAGATACGGAAGCATTTGCCATGAATCAGGGAACGCTGGTTGCAGCCGTGCAGAATGCAGAGGCCGGAACCATTACCGTATCTCCCAAAGCCGGTTCCGCCAGTGCAGGGCAGAAAGTGGTTGTATTCTGGCACCATGCAGGAGATATCATTGCTTCCAGCGAACCGGTGACGGTGCAGGAGCCGGTGCCTTTTGAGGTAACAACAGATGGCATGCTGCTGGCAGGCACCACTTCTGTGACTTTCCATGTGAAAGCGCTTGTAGCAGTGGATGATAATAATATTAATGTGACGCGTTTGTGTCGGATCGCCAGTGATGGAAAGCCGGATACAGCCAATCCGCTGGCAGTACGTTATGGACAGAAGCCGGGTGACATTACCTTTGAGGGTCTGGACGCATTACAGGCAGGAGAGCGGCTTTGCCTGTCTCTCAGATATCAGAATGGAGACAAAACATTTATCAGCGCTGCTTTCCCTGTGGTGGCAGAGGACAGCATTATGGTACAGCAGACCAGTTTCACAATGGATGCCAAGAGCGCAGATATTGTTGTAAAGGGATGCGACAATCTCAAAGGTGGCTACCTGATTGCTGCAGTCGGCAGAAGCGGAGCAGATTCTGATGACAGACAGCGGCTTGCTTCTGTTCCTTTCACAGGAGAAGGCAATTATACCTTATCGTTCTATGAAAATGTGAAATTACAGGTCGGACAGACGGTTCTCATATATCTGTATAAATATGACGCAGATGCGGACAGGGGCTACACAAAAGAAGCTGCCGAGATCCCGGTGACCGGCGACCTGCCGACCGTGGAGCCCAAGGTGGGGATCGTGACTTCCCAGGTACGGGCAGATCGGAAGGATGTCTGGGTAGAGACAGAATTTTCCGAGCAGCTGACTGCAAAACTGGCACTGTACTGCCATGAGGGAGACACCTATACCGAGGCAGACAGAATTTATTATGGGGCAATTTCCAATTCCTCCGGCAGCCGGAAGATTACCTTCGGGGATGACAAACTGACCGCAGGCAAGTACCTGACTGCAGAGCTGGAGGTGTCAGACGGAACAAAGGCGGTTTCCAAATCGGTACTCATTGAGGCGGAGCCGGAAAAGGAAAAACCGATAGCTTATATTTTGACAAAACCGGAGAAGCTGACCGCAGGTATTACAAACATTACGGCTTCTATGACGATGGATACCAATACGAGTGATGCTTCTTACAAACTGTATCAGTACACCACGGATACGTTTGATGCGGCAGCCGCGGAAACCTTGTGCAGCGGTGTTCTGTATAGCTCTACGACAAACCAGAAGCTGTATGTTGGCGTAGGAAACTTAAAAGCAGGCGCCAAACTGTTACTTATCGTGACAGCGGACGGCGTGGAGGGACGTTCTCAGGAAATGACGGTGCTGCCGTCTCCTGACTGGGGCACGCCGTATGCGGCCTTTGATGTGTCCGCTGTGGCAGCAGATTCTACTGAGATTCCGCTGACGGTGCAGTATTCCGATGAATATCTGAGCCTGGGGGATGAATTTTACTGTGATGTGAGCGTATACCAGTTTTCCGCAGCGTACACGGACGATGAGTTTGAGAAAAATGAGCTGTGGGAGAATTTTGATAAGGCAAAGGTTGTGGCAAAAGCCAACAGCACCCAGGGAGATGTGACCAATGGCAGTCTGAAAATCCCGGTGCGCAGCACAGCCCAGTTAAATCCGGGTGACCGGCTGATCATCAAGCTTCGCCTGCCCCACACCGAGTGGGAGGGAGAAGAGGTGGATTACATCTTTACCTCCATTCCAGTGCTGCCGGCGGGAGAAGAGGCACCTGCTTACAAAGTGGTGCTCTACAATCTGGGGGATGATTCTTCCAAAGGCGACAGAGTGCGCAAGATCCTTGACAAGATCGGCGTGCCAACAGAAACGATGGAATATGCACACTTAAACGAGACGGTTGGTTATCTGGCCGGACTGGATGGCTACGAAGCTGCCAAATCTGAATGGACAGGAGCAACCTTTGATACCGAGTTCATGCTGCTTTGCAACCTGCCCGAGTCTCTGCTGGACCGGTTCCTGGATGAGATGCAGGCAAACGGCCTGCGCATCGACCACAAGGCTATCGTGACAGAGTACAACCGGGAATACGAATTCCATGAACTGATCGAGGACATCAAGGAAGAGCACAACACCTTCCAGGTGCTGATCGCGCTGAACAGCCTCGTAAAAGATGCGGAAAAACTGGACGAAAAGGTTTACGGCACAAGTAAGGATTGGCAGGCATTGCAGCAGGCCATCGCGGATGCCAATGCGGTGATCGGCAGCTACGAGCCTTCGGAGGAAGAGCTGACGACGGCTTATCATACATTAAAAGAACTGTACCTGAGCGTCACAGAGAAAAAAGAAATCCAGGGAACTGCCATTATCACGGTGGAGAAAAATGAGAATGGTACCTATCGTCTGACTGCCAGTGTCAAGGATGGCGTGGAAAGAGCAGAGTATGAATACCGCTGGAGAACCGGAGAAACCGGCCCTGTGCTGGATCAGGTATCTGCAGAAGTGCTCATCGGTTCCACAGTAGAGGTGAGCAGAGAGGATCTGTACGGCACGCTGAAAGCGCAGCTGCAGGTGCCGGAAGCTCCTGCGGCAACCGTCATTGCCGGAACCGATTACATGAAAGTGACATGGAATGCGCCAGCGCAGGCAGACAATCAGCCGTTGCCGGAAAGCTACGTGGTATCCGTGTATAAGGAGGGTGTTCTTGTAAAAGAGATCACCTGTGCCGGAGATGCCACAGAGGCATTGGTGGATGGTCTGGAAGTGCAGACCGGCTACATCGTAAAAGTGGCAGCAGTCAGCCCGGTGGGCCGCAGTGACCGTGCGGTGCTGGCAGCTCAGACCCAGGAAAAGCCTTCGGTCAATCCGGGGGACAATGGCAACCAGGATAACGGAAACGGCAACAACAACGGTGGGCAGAATGGTGGCAATTCCAACAACGGAAACAATGGAAATGGTTCCAATGCCAATAACGGCAGCAACGGCTCCAATGGAAACAACTCCAACGGCTCCGGTAACGGTTCCAGCGGAAATAATTCCAATGGCTCCGGGAACAGCTCCGGCGGAAGTGGTCCGAATGGTTCCGGCAGCAGTTCCAACACAGACAATGGAGGTTCTTCCGGCGGTGCAGTGAAGACCGGGGACAACACCCCCTGGGAGCTGTATCTGGCAGGACTTCTGGCCAGCGCAGCCATCGCGGCAGCCGTGTCCAGAAAGAGAAGAGCGAAATAA
- the truA gene encoding tRNA pseudouridine(38-40) synthase TruA, with the protein MKNFKLTIEYDGSRYSGWQRLGKGESTNTIENKIKEVLKKMSGQDVELFCGSRTEAGVHAYGQVISCKLDTDLSAAKVRQYLNRYLPMDIAVLEAEEMPERFHAALNAHSRTYVYRVAIGDVPSVFERKYTYYCFGRPDVSTMKEAAALLKGTHDFAAFSTAKKSKSTVRTITDLEVYADDKELQITITANDFLHNMARMIASTLLDIGLGKRPVSDIPAIFDPKAPAEASVPADPQGLFLERVDY; encoded by the coding sequence ATGAAAAACTTCAAACTGACGATAGAATACGACGGCAGCCGTTACAGCGGCTGGCAGCGCCTGGGGAAGGGCGAATCCACCAATACCATCGAAAATAAGATCAAAGAAGTACTGAAAAAAATGTCCGGCCAGGATGTGGAGCTTTTCTGCGGCTCCCGGACAGAGGCCGGCGTACACGCCTATGGCCAGGTCATCAGCTGCAAACTGGACACCGATCTGTCTGCGGCAAAGGTGCGCCAGTACCTGAACCGGTATCTGCCCATGGACATTGCTGTACTGGAAGCGGAAGAAATGCCGGAGCGGTTCCACGCGGCCTTAAACGCCCACTCCCGCACCTACGTTTACCGGGTAGCCATCGGCGACGTGCCCAGCGTCTTCGAGCGCAAATACACCTACTACTGCTTCGGCCGCCCAGACGTTTCCACCATGAAGGAGGCAGCAGCGCTGTTAAAAGGCACCCACGATTTTGCCGCTTTCTCCACGGCCAAAAAGAGCAAATCCACCGTGCGCACCATCACCGATCTGGAAGTATACGCCGACGACAAGGAACTGCAGATCACCATCACCGCCAACGATTTTCTTCACAACATGGCACGGATGATCGCTTCTACCCTGCTGGACATCGGCCTGGGCAAACGGCCCGTATCCGACATTCCCGCCATCTTCGATCCCAAAGCACCGGCAGAGGCCAGCGTACCTGCCGATCCCCAGGGACTGTTCCTGGAACGGGTGGATTATTAA
- a CDS encoding PHP domain-containing protein gives MRYVDLHVHSTASDGTFSPEALVDYALQKQLAAFALTDHDTIDGLAPAIAYARNTDVEVIPGIELSTEYNGRDIHIVGLFIDYENPVFLEHLAEFCASRDRRNEKMAARLTEAGCPITMEELTEAFPDAVITRAHFARLMMQKGYIQQIKEAFEKYIGDNGPCFVPREKVTPWDGVRLIREAGGLAVLAHPVLYHMNEHALHKLLFPLKDAGLTAIEGLYATYNHADEAMVRRLASRHSLLLSGGSDFHGDNKPGQDMGTGFGNLRVPETILDDLRAVWQKSNHGK, from the coding sequence ATGAGATATGTAGACCTGCATGTCCACTCCACTGCCTCGGACGGCACCTTTTCCCCGGAAGCGCTGGTGGATTATGCCTTACAAAAACAGCTGGCAGCCTTTGCCCTGACCGACCACGATACCATTGACGGTCTGGCCCCGGCCATCGCCTATGCCAGAAATACCGATGTGGAGGTCATCCCCGGCATCGAGCTTTCCACCGAATACAACGGCCGTGACATCCACATCGTCGGCCTGTTCATTGACTACGAAAACCCCGTTTTTCTGGAGCATCTGGCCGAATTCTGCGCCTCCCGTGACCGCCGCAATGAAAAAATGGCGGCACGGCTGACAGAAGCCGGATGTCCCATCACCATGGAGGAGCTCACCGAAGCCTTCCCCGATGCCGTCATCACCCGGGCCCATTTTGCCCGGCTCATGATGCAGAAAGGCTACATCCAACAGATCAAAGAAGCCTTCGAAAAATACATCGGCGACAACGGCCCCTGCTTTGTTCCCCGGGAAAAAGTCACCCCCTGGGACGGTGTCCGTCTCATCCGGGAGGCCGGAGGTCTGGCTGTGCTGGCCCATCCCGTGCTCTACCATATGAACGAGCACGCCCTGCATAAGCTACTCTTTCCATTAAAGGACGCGGGGCTCACTGCCATTGAAGGCCTGTACGCCACCTACAACCATGCCGACGAGGCCATGGTGCGCCGCCTGGCCAGCCGACATTCCCTGCTCTTAAGCGGCGGCTCCGATTTCCACGGGGATAACAAACCCGGCCAGGACATGGGCACCGGCTTTGGAAATTTACGGGTGCCGGAGACGATCCTTGACGACCTTCGTGCCGTCTGGCAAAAGAGTAACCACGGAAAATAG